aggaaagaggttTTCATTAACTTTCAAACCAAGTCTCATAATTATCCTGTGAACTACACCTCATTCCTGAATtattccaagtggtttcatatttttatcatctctggatttatcattatgcaaaaagaaaaatctacccgtagatttcaattaataaactaaaacaGTAACTTAAATGTCTAAGCTAGGCTCTAaaccatttttctaagcttttattctctgaaacaaacacttgagagttggatttacctttttagcatttttctgtgatttgctatgatttaaactagcttaaacaaggattaaatcatataacattaattctaacaGAGACATGtgtaaacttatttttatacgAAACTACACAGAATattgagtctaacaaaatttatcttgcatttttagcatttttctacacttttctatgcctttttaaactttcagcctttttagatctagaaaaaaaaagaaaaccgaggAAATCTTCAAATCTAGCCCTCCAGTCTATGGGTTAAATGCGTAGAGGCCCCTGGATCTTGCGCCTACACCCCTGGACAAAAACCCACCTCAAACATAAATCCCACGAttttccccataaccccctgaCTTTCTTTTCCACTCGCAACTAGACccctggccttcttcttcctctggaacAGAACGCACAGCACAGCAAAACAGACAGGCTTGGCCGGCGTTCGGGCTTGGGCCAGCGGCGGTAGGGGGAGGGCAGCGGGGCGGCTTGGGGGCGAGGAGGGGCTGCGCAGCAGGGCCAACGGCTCCCAGGAGCAGGTCCAGAGACGCGGATCGGGGCGGCGCAGAAGGGGctccgcgggcggcgaggaACGCCGTCGACATGAGCGGAACGAGCGCGGAAAGTTGACCCCAGAGGAAATCGAGCGCGAGCATGATGATCAGTGTCTTACCGCGGTTCCGTTTGAGTGGTTGGTTGACGACGAGGATGACTGGAAGATGGTGTTCCGCGGTGAGGCAGTGGGGGTGGCGGGTGGAGTTCCTGGAGTTGGGGAAAGTGGGATTCCGGGCGATGGGGTGGATGGCAGGCGACGAGGAGTGTCCGAGGGTGTGgctgaggaagtggaggagccTCAGGCGTGGGCTATTAGACAGAGGCGGAGGGAGCTGGCCAGATTTCGTCTGGGAACGGGAACCTCTCGAGCTGCCGGTTTGGGGCAAGAACTTTCTGTTGGAGGGCACGGGGGCTTGGAAAGGAGGCAGGAGACTGGAGGAGGGTGGTTTGGAGGATGGGGCGCTAGTACACTGCTGCGGGGTGGACCGGCCACGGCgggcgccattggcggacatGGGAGGTGACTTGGCGGGTGCACTTGCAggcgggcgctgcaggcgaAGCAGGCATGCACGGGTGAACGGCTCCAtcagggcgctgcaggcgaggccgaggagctgTGGCGTCTTGTCTCGGGCGTGCGTTGgtgggcacggcggcggtggcatgcCAGAGCGTCgcagggcgcggccggcgaggggagcgCGGCGCACGCGTGCTCGGCGTGAGCTCTGGTGCGGGATTTGCGGGATCGGACGATAGGGCAATCTTCGAGCGCGATCTTctccagatttttgaactgcacaacccctactccctttacaaaagttgtaggcctaggatctaagttcaattcttgtaattgTCTTGATTTCAAATTCGAAGCCGAAATGAAGATAAAacgcttcaaagtttggcaaGATCCGAAAGTTTCAGACTTGAACACTTCAGCCATTTTTGACAGTGTTGACCATTTTAGCTGCGTTTGACCTCGTTTTTAAAAACCttctgtgcagattttggcctatgctcaaaaataaaagttgttaaggactcgtagcactaaaactttcatAAAAGGTTTGTCATTAGCATACATTCgaaaatgtgagaaaaaggGCTCCAAAGTTCTGACTTTATTTTATCTGCACCTTTCGGCCCAGATTTGTAATTCAATATTTTGACCCTTTTCTGATCAGTTTCAAGCaaaaagctaattacaaaagttgttagaatttgtgagttatacaactcttagttaGGCATATTTTTAAGTTTTTGAGCAAAAAAATTGAGTTATGGCTTGAACACgtgtttagcttgtgaggggcaaaagggGTCATTTTACTTGGGTGCAAGGCTGTTCATTGGTTCCATTAAGCTCTAATGACTTCACTTAAGCTCAAAGAAGGTAAATTTTAGCTCGTTTGCTACAGAAACCTCTCTCATCAGAGCTCCTAGCATTTTTTGAGAATCATGTGGAGCAAAGATTTAAGAGTTCTGTCAAACATTTTGAGTATATGAGACTGACGATATTCCAGGACTAGCAAAGATACGTACACACGAACGTAACAAGTCGAGTGAAAGTAGACAAGCAGTATTCACCATCTACTAGCTCATCATGCAGGATGCGCATACGCTGTCGTGTCCGACGACCCATCTTTAATCTTGACACTGTGTGAAGCGACAAAGTGTGTAGCGGAAAGAGGAAGCAAAACAATCATGCACGAAGGCGACCAATGGTACCAATGCCATCAAGAGCATCGTGGAAATCTCTTCAGCTGGGCGTGATCCACGACGAGACCAAAAATCCAGACAGGTAATActcctaggccttgtttagttggcgaatttgggaggtgccaaattactgttacagcactgtagcacactgtagcgtttcgtttgtatttgtgaattattgtccaaatattgactaattaggctcaaaagattcgtctcgcaaagtacaacaaaactgtgcaattactttttaatttcatctacatttagtactccatgcatgtaccgcaagtttgatgtgatggggaatcttctttttgcatagtgtcaaagttggaagttgggagtaactaaacatggccctacaTATCTGCAACATCTGATGGGCACGGAATTGGCAGTACATGAGCCATGGTCCATGGACAGCCTGTTTGGTGACAAACGGCTGTAGACTGGAAAGCTCCGCTTTGGTCACGTCTTTGCGCATCAATCTCCAAAAGGAGCAAACCAACAAATGTGCCACATCATCCACCAAAGAAAAACCATCTGGATAGATGGGAATGGGACCTGCGAATTAACCTCCCTGCTTATAATCACCTCCATGTCTGCTATATGCAGTGAATCGATCGTCGATTGGCGACTAAGAGCTGATTAGTCCCACGTGTCATTGGCACTGACATCACACGTAATCACGACGTAATATCCTTCTGATCAGTCATCAGTGCCTGCTGGGGACCAGTTGCAGACCACCATGTGCTTTGGGCACACGTCAGGGTGAAAGGAGCAGCTGATGACCAGCAGTACATACCGGCTCATCACATTGGTATTGGTTAGCTGTTCTTCTCTAACATCTAATGCTGCAAACTACTGctatacacacacacatgatGCATCAACATGTTAACTCACTTCCCCTACACACCTCAAACAACgcaaaaggagaaaaaagagaCCCCTTGTCTTTCTTATTTCTCAAGGCTTACAAGAAGCATTTTGCATTGATCGACAGTGAAgctattctctctctctctttgtctcacacacacacagcaTATGTACTTAACTGTTTGTCCACGCACACTTGGTGACCACACATACTGAAAGGCTGTTGAGCCAGCTAATAAGGTTCTACTCCATATTACTGGACTGGAGCTCCTGCTCCACCCCTATATATTAGGACCGGGAAGAACTGCTCCACCACTAGCTACTTACCATCTATATATATCTACAAATCCAACAGCAAAATATACACACGCATATATCCATATTTTCCGGCAACAAGTTAAGCAgagcagcacagcagcagcttGCAGCTGTCGGCTAgcccgccgcgtcgtcgtcgatctCGGCCGCCATGACGACGTACCGGGTGTGCTGCTTCCTGCGGCGGTTCCGGGCGGCGTCGAACGAGCCGTCGGAGGCGGTCAGGGACGTGTTCCAGGCGTACACCGACGGGGCCGGCGTGGTCCGGGAGGAGGCGCTGCGGAGGTTCATGCGGGAGGTGCAGGGGGAGACgaccgacgccggcgccgaggcggcggccagGGAGGTGATGGCGTTCGCGGCGGAGCAGAGGCTGCTCAAGAAGGGCGGCCTCACCGCCGAGGGCTTCCACCGCTGGCTCTGCCACAACGCCAACGCCGCCCTCGACCCGCGCAGAGGGGTAATTCCTTTTTCTGCAGCTTATTACCCTCTTCTGTTCTGTTCATgcacctttatttttttttactcaAATCTTTTACTGCTCTTCGatctctctatctctctacaTCTCTAAACCATAAATCTTACACATGCAGCTCTAAATTTCCAATTCGATCTAGTATGTTATCTTGCGGCTCAATTCTCAATACAGTGCATACCATCATCATATCTGTATGGACATCGCAGTCTCGCAGAGTTGAACATCACCATGCAAATACGACGACAGCTAGCTCCCCTTTCTGCAACTGCGCATGTAGTCATGCACGCATATCGGCATATGGGTGAAACTGAAAGAATTAAGATTTATTTTTCTGGACACATGAACGAACAATAATAATAGCCAGTAGACGGAGATATTTATTTCACTTAAGGATAGGGGCTTACTTGTAAAGACAAAACGCTGGCTGTCAGGTCCACGGTACAGTTCATAATTGTGACCTGTGCTATGGATGAACAGTTTAGGCCCATGTGCTCTGTCCCTCCAGCATAGCATCACAATTGCACTACACCTACATATACGACGGACCACGTCACTTTCGTTAACTGCTGGGCACATTTGTCATGCCCCCATCTGTAGGTTAGTGTACTGCACCAAGATTAAGATTAAAATCCCTGAAGAATTCACTCCTCTCctgtgtttttcttttttgatctATCCCGGTCGGAACTAGGTAGTAGGTAAGTTGGCAACAATCACTTGACAGTCAAGTTATACAAAACTGCTGACAATCTTGTGGTTGATGCTGATGTAAAAGAAGAATCCGTGTGCCATTTTTCATGTGGAGATTTCAGTGTCATTCAGGTATCATTAGCCTTCAAAATGCAACTTCCACATCCATTTGCAATGTAACGTATTTGCAAAACATATAGTAGAACGAAGTATGTCATGAtattttggggggggggggggggggggaaactAAAAAACAATTGGAAGCATGCTATATACGTCGTCATGAGAAAAATTTGCCAATCAGAGGGGtaaatgttttcctttttgaaaaAAGGTAGAAGGTTTCGATGACAACGCAGACAAAATGTTACAGTTTTAAGTTTCGCGAAAGAAAGTGGTTTTAGAATATCAATGATTATAAGCTTCAAAAGTACCatgtttcttaaaaaaatggATTGAAGACATTAAATTTAAAAAAAGGTAACTCGTAGCAAGCCCCGAAAGCTAATAGTGCAATACTAGTTAGTGTAACCAAATTTCACCATTGCGGGCAGTTCTACAGTTTTAGTACGATTTTGCGAGGGGTACTTTGATTATGTGTTGCACTGACAAAAAAGTGGCAAAAACGGAATCCTTCCCGTGTATCAACTCTTTAAAGTCCGGGAATCAGGATAATGACCCACCCTAGCGCAATCAACACATGCATGCAGTCCATAGATGTTGAGTTCTTGAAAAATCATAGTGGGTATCCAGAAAGTAATCCCACTTGTAACTGTATCACAGATGGTAACAATCAGATTCATTCTCATCTCTCCGTCACAAAATGCGAGTCGATGAAGTAGTGTTTTCTCTAGATGATCAA
This sequence is a window from Setaria italica strain Yugu1 chromosome III, Setaria_italica_v2.0, whole genome shotgun sequence. Protein-coding genes within it:
- the LOC111256674 gene encoding uncharacterized protein LOC111256674, which gives rise to MPPPPCPPTHARDKTPQLLGLACSALMEPFTRACLLRLQRPPASAPAKSPPMSANGARRGRSTPQQCTSAPSSKPPSSSLLPPFQAPVPSNRKFLPQTGSSRGSRSQTKSGQLPPPLSNSPRLRLLHFLSHTLGHSSSPAIHPIARNPTFPNSRNSTRHPHCLTAEHHLPVILVVNQPLKRNREVNIADGTYELHPTPEEEAVADLHHAEVEPVLEQAEDQFANSECTLTTFA